A single genomic interval of Celeribacter indicus harbors:
- a CDS encoding protein-L-isoaspartate(D-aspartate) O-methyltransferase, whose protein sequence is MMDAEAKMQFLFTLRSKGVTEMRTLNAMERIDRGDFVRGIFAGRAYEDMPLPIACGQTISQPSVVGLMTQALDVQPRDKVLEVGTGSGYQAAVLSQLARRVYTVDRYVRLVREAQGVFNRLGIVNITAMATDGSYGLPDQAPFDRIIVTAAAEDPPGPLLAQLKTGGIMVLPVGQSDAVQSLIKVTRHETGFDYEELRAVRFVPLVEGMGQE, encoded by the coding sequence ATGATGGACGCCGAAGCGAAGATGCAGTTCCTCTTCACCCTCCGCTCCAAGGGGGTGACGGAGATGCGCACGCTGAACGCGATGGAACGGATCGACCGCGGCGATTTCGTCCGCGGCATCTTCGCCGGCCGCGCCTATGAGGACATGCCGCTCCCCATCGCCTGCGGGCAGACGATCTCCCAGCCCTCGGTCGTCGGGCTGATGACCCAGGCGCTCGACGTGCAGCCGCGCGACAAGGTGCTCGAGGTCGGCACCGGCTCGGGCTATCAGGCCGCCGTGCTGAGCCAGCTCGCGCGGCGGGTCTACACCGTCGACCGCTATGTCCGCCTCGTGCGCGAGGCGCAGGGCGTGTTCAACCGGCTCGGCATCGTCAACATCACCGCGATGGCCACCGACGGCAGCTACGGCCTGCCCGATCAGGCGCCCTTCGACCGCATTATCGTGACCGCCGCCGCCGAGGATCCGCCGGGGCCGCTCTTGGCGCAGCTCAAAACAGGCGGTATCATGGTCCTGCCGGTGGGGCAGTCGGACGCGGTGCAAAGCCTCATCAAGGTGACGCGGCATGAGACGGGCTTCGACTACGAAGAGCTCAGGGCCGTCAGGTTCGTGCCCCTCGTCGAGGGGATGGGTCAGGAGTGA
- a CDS encoding LysM peptidoglycan-binding domain-containing protein, which produces MHMNPRKTACLRAMMMGGALLALSACDKPLDFDLRGVTDGFSTAPAATEARTAARPSPDANGVISYPNYQVAVARRGDTISTVAARVGLAPSELARYNGIEEGVTLREGETIALPRRVGETTSTPISSGTIASGERIDVTTLANEALDDAATGTASAAPRTTMTQATPSAPIDGMEPVRHQVQRGETAYSIARRYGISVRALADWNGLGADLAVQEGRYLLIPVKASEVPASDETQPGQGTLAPTPPSAAEPLPDPAAAQPAPQQSEPAVDLGATQTTSAEMTKPVSGAIIRDYDKDKSKFILFAAPAGTPVHAAKDGTVKLVSTNADGVRIMVIDHGGGLQTAYSFIDEVTVAKGASVKRGQPIAKVTANEFNALQFMVFKGTQTVDPSPYLN; this is translated from the coding sequence ATGCACATGAACCCCCGTAAGACAGCCTGCCTGCGCGCGATGATGATGGGTGGCGCGCTCCTGGCGCTGAGCGCCTGCGACAAGCCGCTCGATTTCGACCTGCGCGGCGTGACCGACGGGTTCTCCACCGCCCCCGCCGCCACGGAGGCGCGGACCGCGGCGCGGCCGTCGCCCGACGCGAACGGCGTGATTTCCTATCCGAATTACCAGGTCGCGGTCGCGCGCCGCGGCGACACCATCTCCACCGTCGCCGCGCGGGTGGGGCTCGCCCCCTCCGAACTGGCCCGCTACAACGGGATCGAGGAGGGCGTGACCCTGCGCGAAGGCGAGACCATCGCCCTGCCGCGCCGCGTCGGCGAAACCACCTCGACCCCGATCAGCTCCGGCACGATCGCGAGCGGCGAGCGCATCGACGTGACGACCCTCGCCAACGAGGCGCTGGACGACGCGGCCACCGGCACCGCCTCTGCCGCGCCGCGCACCACGATGACCCAGGCGACCCCCTCCGCGCCGATCGACGGCATGGAGCCGGTGCGCCACCAGGTCCAGCGCGGCGAGACCGCCTATTCGATCGCCCGCAGATACGGCATCTCCGTGCGCGCGCTCGCCGACTGGAACGGCCTCGGCGCCGATCTGGCGGTGCAGGAAGGCCGCTACCTGCTGATCCCGGTGAAGGCCTCCGAGGTTCCGGCGTCCGACGAAACCCAGCCGGGACAGGGCACCCTCGCCCCCACCCCGCCCTCGGCCGCCGAGCCCCTGCCCGACCCGGCCGCGGCACAGCCCGCGCCGCAGCAGAGCGAGCCCGCCGTCGACCTCGGTGCGACCCAGACCACCAGCGCGGAAATGACCAAGCCGGTCTCCGGCGCGATCATCCGCGATTACGACAAGGACAAGTCGAAATTCATCCTCTTCGCCGCCCCCGCCGGCACGCCGGTCCACGCCGCGAAGGACGGCACGGTAAAGCTCGTCTCGACCAATGCCGACGGGGTGAGGATCATGGTCATCGACCATGGCGGCGGGTTGCAGACCGCCTACAGCTTCATCGACGAGGTCACCGTGGCAAAGGGCGCATCGGTCAAGCGCGGCCAGCCCATCGCCAAGGTGACGGCGAACGAGTTCAATGCCTTGCAGTTCATGGTCTTCAAGGGCACGCAGACGGTCGACCCGTCGCCCTATCTCAACTGA
- a CDS encoding ATP-binding protein — protein MSEKKSLKRIAEALERMAPAPFEAPDFDAAEAFVWHTAPDALVPVERVSRIDVSLLVGVDRARDTLIANTRQFARGLSANNALLWGARGMGKSSLVKSVHAAINAEGTPLKIVEMQREDLPSVGRLLHLLRASGHRFVLFCDDLSFSHDDQHYKSLKAVLDGGIEGRPENVLFYATSNRRHLMPRDMIENERSTAISPSEATEEKVSLSDRFGLWLGFHPCSQDEYLEMIRGYCAEYGVEIAEEEMRAEAIEWQATRGARSGRVAWQYFTDLAGRKGVRLG, from the coding sequence ATGAGTGAGAAGAAATCCCTCAAGCGGATCGCGGAGGCGCTCGAACGCATGGCGCCCGCGCCCTTCGAAGCGCCGGATTTCGACGCGGCGGAGGCCTTCGTCTGGCACACCGCGCCCGATGCGCTGGTGCCGGTGGAGCGGGTCTCGCGCATCGACGTCTCGCTCCTCGTCGGCGTCGACCGGGCGCGGGACACGCTGATCGCGAACACCCGGCAGTTCGCCCGCGGGCTCTCGGCCAACAACGCGCTGCTCTGGGGCGCGCGGGGGATGGGGAAATCCTCCCTCGTGAAATCGGTCCATGCGGCGATCAACGCCGAAGGCACGCCGCTCAAGATCGTGGAGATGCAGCGCGAGGACCTGCCTTCGGTCGGGCGGCTGCTGCACCTGCTGCGCGCCTCCGGCCACCGTTTCGTGCTGTTCTGCGACGACCTGTCCTTCAGCCATGACGACCAGCATTACAAATCCCTCAAGGCGGTGCTCGACGGCGGGATCGAGGGGCGGCCCGAGAACGTGCTGTTCTACGCCACCTCGAACCGCCGCCACCTCATGCCGCGCGACATGATCGAGAACGAGCGCAGCACCGCGATCAGCCCCTCCGAGGCGACGGAGGAGAAAGTGTCGCTCTCCGACCGCTTCGGCCTCTGGCTCGGCTTCCACCCCTGTTCGCAGGACGAATATCTGGAGATGATCCGCGGCTATTGCGCGGAATACGGCGTGGAGATCGCGGAGGAGGAGATGCGCGCGGAGGCGATCGAATGGCAGGCCACGCGCGGCGCGCGCTCGGGCCGGGTCGCCTGGCAGTATTTCACCGACCTCGCCGGGCGCAAGGGCGTCAGGCTGGGCTGA
- the tatC gene encoding twin-arginine translocase subunit TatC → MSDSDIDDSTAPLIEHLAELRTRIIRSALAFIVAMVLVFAVGGQVLDFLLAPIEHTMRQLGNPNPVMQYTAPQEYFFTLIRISMVGGLMLAFPVIGYQMWRFVAPGLYRNEKDAFLPFLIASPLLFLAGAAFAQYVVVPLAMTFFLGFADLPSFVGALVTNGGDVAEASTDTGIDIVFNGKVNESLDITLKMIVAFGLCFQLPVLLTLMGKAGLATAQGLRGMRKYAVVGILTVAALVTPPDVTTQLILFTVVYGLYEVSIFLVARVERKRDAELRAQGLMDDDDVTAEFKDDE, encoded by the coding sequence ATGAGCGACAGCGATATCGACGACAGCACGGCGCCGCTGATCGAGCATCTCGCGGAGCTGCGCACCCGGATCATCCGCTCGGCGCTCGCCTTCATCGTCGCGATGGTGCTCGTCTTCGCCGTCGGCGGGCAGGTGCTCGATTTCCTGCTGGCGCCCATCGAGCATACGATGCGCCAGCTCGGCAATCCGAACCCGGTGATGCAATACACCGCGCCGCAGGAATATTTCTTTACCCTCATCCGCATCTCGATGGTGGGCGGGCTCATGCTCGCCTTTCCGGTGATCGGCTACCAGATGTGGCGCTTCGTGGCGCCGGGGCTCTACCGCAACGAGAAGGACGCCTTCCTGCCCTTCCTGATCGCCTCGCCGCTGCTGTTCCTCGCCGGTGCCGCCTTTGCGCAATACGTGGTCGTGCCGCTGGCGATGACCTTCTTCCTCGGTTTCGCGGATCTTCCCTCCTTCGTCGGCGCGCTGGTGACGAACGGCGGCGACGTCGCGGAGGCGAGCACGGACACGGGCATCGACATCGTCTTCAACGGCAAGGTCAACGAGAGCCTCGACATCACGCTCAAGATGATCGTGGCCTTCGGCCTCTGCTTTCAGCTTCCGGTCCTGCTGACGCTGATGGGGAAGGCAGGGCTCGCCACCGCGCAGGGCCTGCGCGGCATGCGCAAATACGCGGTGGTCGGGATCCTGACCGTCGCCGCCCTCGTGACGCCGCCCGACGTGACGACGCAGCTCATCCTCTTCACCGTGGTCTACGGGCTCTACGAGGTGTCGATCTTCCTCGTCGCGCGGGTCGAGAGGAAACGCGACGCGGAGCTGCGGGCGCAGGGGCTCATGGATGACGATGACGTGACGGCGGAGTTCAAGGACGATGAGTGA
- the tatB gene encoding Sec-independent protein translocase protein TatB → MFFAQMPQLRLFFDIGMSEMLVIGVVALIVVGPKDLPAMFRTLGRFTARAKAMAREFSRAMEAAADESGLNEASSALKAASNPKKFGLDKLNEAADQFEKWDPMKAADGKPAPKTTQLGKDEAAPDHADPAAEAEADAADAATGAAQVATNRAEAEAAAGAEVPAAAPATGKAAAKKTAAKKKTAAKTADAKTSDAKTAAKAATAKTAPARKTPAKTAQARGAAKKATADKPAPKTEGEA, encoded by the coding sequence ATGTTCTTCGCTCAGATGCCGCAGCTCAGGCTGTTCTTTGACATCGGCATGTCGGAAATGCTGGTGATCGGGGTGGTGGCCCTCATCGTGGTCGGTCCGAAGGATCTCCCGGCGATGTTCCGCACGCTCGGGCGCTTCACGGCACGGGCAAAGGCGATGGCGCGCGAATTTTCCCGCGCGATGGAGGCGGCGGCGGACGAGAGCGGCCTCAACGAAGCCTCGAGCGCGCTGAAGGCCGCCTCCAATCCGAAGAAATTCGGCCTCGACAAGCTCAACGAGGCGGCCGACCAGTTCGAGAAATGGGACCCGATGAAGGCGGCGGACGGAAAGCCGGCGCCGAAGACGACGCAGCTCGGCAAGGACGAGGCCGCGCCCGACCACGCGGATCCCGCCGCGGAGGCCGAGGCGGATGCGGCGGATGCGGCCACGGGCGCAGCGCAGGTGGCGACGAACCGTGCGGAGGCCGAGGCGGCGGCCGGGGCGGAGGTGCCCGCCGCCGCACCCGCGACCGGCAAGGCCGCGGCGAAGAAGACCGCCGCGAAGAAGAAGACCGCCGCGAAGACGGCGGATGCGAAAACATCCGATGCGAAGACGGCGGCGAAGGCCGCGACCGCGAAGACGGCGCCGGCCAGGAAGACCCCCGCGAAGACGGCGCAGGCCAGGGGCGCGGCAAAGAAGGCCACGGCGGACAAACCGGCGCCGAAGACGGAAGGTGAGGCATGA
- a CDS encoding twin-arginine translocase TatA/TatE family subunit: MLNNIGLPGLLLIAIVVLVLFGRGKISSLMGEVGKGITSFKKGISEGNEEIEKEKLENARNVTPEEEKDKV; the protein is encoded by the coding sequence ATGCTCAACAACATCGGCCTTCCCGGCCTTCTGCTCATCGCCATCGTGGTGCTCGTCCTGTTCGGACGCGGCAAGATCTCGAGCCTCATGGGAGAGGTCGGCAAGGGCATCACCTCCTTCAAGAAAGGCATTTCCGAGGGCAACGAGGAAATCGAGAAGGAAAAGCTCGAGAACGCGCGCAACGTCACGCCCGAAGAGGAAAAGGACAAGGTCTGA
- a CDS encoding helix-turn-helix transcriptional regulator has protein sequence MAGGRKQSQARRSERLFALIGILRDGRRHTGRDLARRLRVSERTIWRDMATLMASGVPVEGERGLGYRVTAPVTLPPMNLSMEELEALHLAVAILGEASDPELAKSARSLAAKIDAVLPENAGPPHEGWGLSVFPFADAQAGFRHMPLLREAVRERKRLRLAYLAPDGTRTNRIVRPLQLDYWGRVWTMGGWCELREAFRVFRVERIESLIDTGARFRDEPGRTLADFAKAQERMR, from the coding sequence ATGGCCGGCGGCCGCAAGCAGTCGCAGGCCCGGCGCAGCGAGCGCCTGTTCGCCCTGATCGGCATCCTGCGCGACGGCCGGCGCCACACCGGGCGCGACCTCGCCCGCCGGCTCCGCGTCTCCGAGCGCACGATCTGGCGCGACATGGCGACGCTCATGGCCTCGGGCGTTCCGGTCGAGGGGGAGCGCGGCCTCGGCTACAGGGTCACGGCCCCCGTCACCCTGCCGCCGATGAACCTCTCGATGGAGGAGCTCGAGGCGCTGCACCTCGCCGTCGCGATCCTGGGCGAAGCCTCGGACCCCGAACTCGCGAAAAGCGCGCGGAGCCTCGCCGCGAAGATCGACGCGGTGCTGCCGGAGAATGCCGGGCCGCCGCACGAGGGCTGGGGGCTGAGCGTCTTTCCCTTTGCCGATGCGCAGGCCGGGTTCCGGCACATGCCGCTCCTGCGCGAGGCGGTGCGGGAAAGGAAGCGGCTGCGCCTGGCCTATCTCGCCCCTGACGGCACGCGGACGAACCGCATCGTGCGGCCGCTGCAACTCGACTACTGGGGGCGGGTCTGGACGATGGGCGGCTGGTGCGAGCTGCGCGAGGCCTTCCGCGTCTTCCGCGTCGAACGGATCGAGAGCCTGATCGACACCGGCGCGCGGTTCCGCGACGAGCCGGGCAGGACGCTCGCGGATTTCGCGAAGGCGCAGGAGCGGATGCGCTAG
- a CDS encoding ABC transporter ATP-binding protein produces the protein MTDPRLEIRNITRVFAGRPVVSDVSLKVMPGQVTCLLGPSGCGKSTTLRIIAGVDMQDRGEIHVDGRLVCDTVYRVPPERRSIGLMFQDFALFPHLSVRDNVAFGLRGDKAARRRRVEELLDRVGLLSALAKYPHELSGGEQQRVALARALAPRPSIMLMDEPFSGLDERLKDEIRDSTLDVLKEEGAAVLLVTHEPHEAMRMADEIALMRDGRIVQQGAPYNIYNAPVDRQAAAFFSDINVLRGTVRNMSVTTPFGEFLCPPRPDGSEVEIVIRPQHLRIDFDRAGRGPDPTPEDGTPARAVVERARFMGRESLVEFRMDHDGSVLKATVPSVFLPKPGRPMWLMMRRDRCFVFPVPGPGS, from the coding sequence GTGACCGATCCCCGCCTCGAAATCCGCAACATCACCCGTGTCTTTGCGGGACGGCCGGTGGTGTCCGACGTGTCGCTGAAGGTGATGCCGGGACAGGTGACCTGCCTGCTCGGCCCCTCGGGCTGCGGCAAGTCGACGACGCTGCGCATCATCGCGGGCGTCGACATGCAGGACCGCGGAGAGATCCATGTGGACGGCCGGCTGGTCTGCGACACGGTCTACCGCGTGCCGCCCGAGCGGCGGTCCATCGGGCTGATGTTCCAGGATTTCGCGCTCTTCCCGCATCTTTCCGTGCGTGACAACGTCGCCTTCGGCCTGCGTGGCGACAAGGCGGCCAGGCGGCGGCGGGTCGAGGAACTGCTCGACAGGGTGGGGCTCCTGTCCGCCCTCGCGAAATACCCGCACGAATTGTCAGGCGGCGAACAGCAGCGCGTCGCGCTCGCCCGTGCGCTCGCGCCACGCCCCTCGATCATGCTGATGGACGAACCCTTCTCCGGGCTCGACGAGCGGCTGAAGGACGAGATCCGCGACAGCACGCTCGACGTGCTGAAGGAAGAGGGCGCGGCGGTTCTGCTGGTCACCCATGAGCCGCATGAGGCGATGCGCATGGCCGACGAGATCGCGCTGATGCGGGACGGCCGGATCGTGCAGCAGGGCGCGCCCTACAATATCTACAACGCCCCCGTGGACCGGCAGGCCGCCGCCTTCTTCAGCGACATCAACGTCCTCCGCGGCACGGTGCGCAACATGTCGGTGACGACGCCCTTCGGGGAATTCCTCTGCCCGCCGCGCCCGGACGGGTCCGAGGTCGAGATTGTCATCCGGCCGCAGCATCTGCGCATCGACTTCGACCGTGCCGGACGGGGGCCGGATCCGACGCCCGAGGACGGCACGCCGGCCCGCGCCGTGGTCGAACGCGCGCGCTTCATGGGGCGCGAAAGCCTCGTCGAATTCCGCATGGACCATGACGGAAGCGTGCTGAAGGCGACGGTGCCCTCGGTCTTCCTGCCGAAACCCGGCCGGCCGATGTGGCTGATGATGCGCCGCGACCGCTGTTTCGTCTTTCCGGTGCCGGGACCGGGCAGCTAG
- a CDS encoding SDR family oxidoreductase produces the protein MDLGIRGKRALVCASSKGLGRGCARALAEAGVDLVMNARGADALEAAAKEIAAEFGVSVETVAADVSTEEGRAALIEAAGPVDILVNNAGGPPPGMWTDWEREDFIRALDANMLAPIALIKALVPGMIERGWGRVVNITSVSVKEPIAALGLSNSARAGLTGYVAGTSRQVAGQGVIMNNLLPGMHATDRTAFLDEARAAQSGRSVAEIRAGKEANIPVGRYGTPEDFGATCAFMCSQYAGFMVGQNILLDGGAFNSTM, from the coding sequence ATGGATCTCGGGATCAGGGGAAAGCGCGCGCTGGTCTGCGCCTCGTCGAAAGGGCTCGGACGCGGCTGCGCGCGGGCGCTTGCGGAGGCGGGCGTCGATCTGGTGATGAACGCCCGCGGGGCCGACGCGCTCGAGGCGGCGGCGAAGGAGATCGCGGCGGAATTCGGCGTCTCCGTGGAGACGGTCGCCGCGGATGTGAGCACGGAGGAGGGGCGCGCGGCCCTGATCGAGGCGGCCGGCCCCGTGGACATCCTCGTCAACAATGCCGGCGGCCCGCCGCCGGGGATGTGGACCGACTGGGAGCGGGAGGATTTCATCCGCGCGCTCGACGCCAACATGCTCGCCCCCATCGCGCTCATCAAGGCGCTGGTCCCCGGCATGATCGAACGCGGCTGGGGCCGGGTGGTGAACATCACCTCCGTGTCGGTGAAGGAACCGATCGCCGCGCTGGGCCTGTCGAATTCGGCGCGCGCGGGGCTGACCGGCTATGTCGCCGGCACGTCGCGCCAGGTCGCGGGGCAGGGCGTGATCATGAACAACCTGCTTCCGGGGATGCACGCGACCGACCGCACCGCCTTTCTCGACGAGGCGCGCGCGGCGCAGAGCGGCCGGTCCGTCGCCGAGATCCGGGCGGGCAAGGAGGCGAATATCCCGGTCGGCCGCTACGGCACGCCTGAGGACTTCGGCGCCACCTGTGCCTTCATGTGCTCGCAATACGCGGGATTCATGGTCGGGCAGAACATCCTGCTCGACGGCGGCGCGTTCAATTCGACGATGTGA
- a CDS encoding Hint domain-containing protein → MADRMRNAGGSGPEDLSAPGWRAERDAGLPVQTVPVYRAEDFRVTGGVNLGDALSHAGEMELADVYRLRRQAPRLRLALRVGAEAVLRIAADSEAGTAGAPLHLDCVAIFMAGSGVTVEVLVLVETDPEGLIEATYLLPFAPLRPDTDYALVTLDRETARTRLAEIASVAFTRGTRITLANGAQKPIEEIRVGDRVLTRDHGAQEVRWIGQQTIRATGAFAPIVIRKGALNNEHDLTVSPNHRIFIYQRRDHVRAGRAEVLVKAKLLVNGSSVIQSEGGFVDYFQILFDSHEIIYAEGIAAESMFVDGRLTPHLPAEIRARLDTGRSAEMPRAFELRDGMLEPSVAADLLRAASGS, encoded by the coding sequence ATGGCAGACAGGATGCGCAACGCCGGCGGTTCCGGCCCCGAAGACCTCTCCGCGCCGGGCTGGCGCGCGGAGCGGGACGCCGGGTTGCCGGTGCAGACGGTACCGGTCTACCGGGCGGAGGATTTCCGGGTGACAGGCGGCGTCAACCTCGGCGACGCGCTCAGCCATGCCGGCGAGATGGAGCTTGCCGATGTCTACCGCCTGCGCCGGCAGGCCCCGCGCCTGCGCCTCGCGCTCCGGGTCGGCGCCGAAGCCGTGCTCCGCATCGCCGCGGACAGCGAGGCCGGCACAGCGGGTGCGCCCCTGCATCTCGACTGCGTGGCGATCTTCATGGCCGGGTCCGGCGTCACCGTCGAAGTGCTCGTCCTCGTGGAGACCGATCCCGAGGGGCTGATCGAGGCCACCTATCTGCTGCCCTTCGCGCCGCTCCGGCCAGACACGGATTACGCGCTCGTCACCCTCGACCGCGAGACCGCCCGCACCCGGCTGGCGGAGATCGCCTCCGTCGCCTTCACCCGCGGCACGCGCATCACGCTGGCGAACGGGGCGCAGAAGCCGATCGAGGAGATCCGGGTCGGCGACCGCGTCCTCACCCGCGACCACGGCGCGCAGGAGGTGCGCTGGATCGGCCAGCAGACAATCCGCGCCACCGGCGCCTTCGCCCCGATCGTCATCCGCAAGGGTGCGCTCAACAACGAGCACGACCTGACCGTGTCGCCCAATCACCGCATCTTCATCTACCAGCGCCGGGACCATGTCCGCGCGGGCCGGGCCGAGGTGCTGGTCAAGGCGAAGCTGCTGGTCAACGGCAGTTCGGTGATCCAGTCCGAAGGCGGTTTCGTCGATTACTTCCAGATCCTCTTCGACAGCCACGAGATCATCTATGCCGAGGGCATCGCGGCCGAGAGCATGTTCGTGGACGGCCGGCTGACGCCCCATCTTCCGGCCGAGATCCGCGCCCGCCTCGACACCGGGCGGAGTGCGGAGATGCCGCGCGCCTTCGAGCTGCGCGACGGGATGCTGGAGCCTTCGGTGGCGGCGGACCTGCTGCGGGCGGCCTCGGGCAGCTGA
- a CDS encoding peptide chain release factor 3: MLDRLHNAPELPPEIARRRTFAIISHPDAGKTTLTEKFLLHGGAIQMAGQVRAKGEARRTRSDFMQMEKDRGISVSASAMSFDFSGYRFNLVDTPGHSDFSEDTYRTLTAVDAAIMVIDGAKGVESQTRKLFEVCRLRDLPILTFCNKMDRESRDTLEIIDEIQENLAIDVTPASWPIGVGRDFLGCYDVLNDRLELMDRADRNKVAESIKIEGLDDPKLAEHVPAHLLEQLREELEMARELLPPFDRQAFLDGTLTPIWFGSAINSFGVKELMDGIGKYGPVPQPQAASPRPISADETKVMGFVFKVQANMDPKHRDRVAFVRLASGHFRRGMKLTHVRSKKPMAISNPVLFLASDRELAEEAWAGDIIGIPNHGQLRIGDTLTEGEEIRVTGIPSFAPELLQGVRAGDPMKAKHLEKALMQFAEEGAAKVFKPAIGSGFIVGVVGALQFEVLASRIELEYGLPVRFDASQFTSARWVTGPKAEMDKFINANKQHISYDHDGDPVFLTRLQWDIDRIERDYPALKLSATKEMMV, encoded by the coding sequence ATGTTGGATCGCTTGCATAACGCCCCCGAATTGCCGCCGGAGATCGCCCGTCGCCGGACCTTCGCCATCATCTCGCACCCGGACGCCGGGAAGACGACGCTGACGGAGAAGTTCCTGCTTCACGGCGGCGCGATCCAGATGGCCGGGCAGGTGCGCGCCAAGGGCGAGGCGCGGCGGACGCGGTCGGACTTCATGCAGATGGAGAAGGATCGCGGGATCTCCGTGTCGGCCTCGGCCATGTCCTTCGATTTCTCGGGCTATCGTTTCAACCTCGTGGACACGCCCGGCCACTCGGATTTCTCCGAGGACACCTATCGCACGCTCACCGCGGTGGACGCGGCGATCATGGTGATCGACGGGGCGAAGGGGGTGGAGAGCCAGACGCGCAAGCTCTTCGAGGTCTGCCGCCTGCGCGACCTGCCGATCCTGACGTTTTGCAACAAGATGGACCGGGAGAGCCGCGACACGCTCGAGATCATCGACGAGATCCAGGAGAACCTTGCCATCGACGTGACGCCCGCGAGCTGGCCGATCGGGGTCGGGCGCGATTTCCTCGGGTGCTACGACGTGCTCAACGACCGGCTCGAGCTGATGGACCGCGCCGACCGCAACAAGGTCGCGGAGAGCATCAAGATCGAGGGGCTGGACGATCCGAAGCTTGCCGAGCATGTGCCCGCGCATCTGCTGGAACAGCTCAGGGAAGAGCTGGAAATGGCGCGCGAGCTGTTGCCGCCCTTCGACCGCCAGGCCTTCCTCGACGGCACGCTCACGCCGATCTGGTTCGGCTCCGCGATCAATTCCTTCGGGGTGAAGGAGCTGATGGACGGCATCGGCAAATACGGACCCGTGCCGCAGCCGCAGGCCGCCTCCCCGCGCCCGATCTCCGCCGACGAGACCAAGGTGATGGGCTTCGTCTTCAAGGTGCAGGCGAACATGGACCCGAAGCACCGCGACCGCGTCGCCTTCGTCCGCCTCGCGTCGGGGCATTTCAGGCGCGGCATGAAGCTTACCCATGTGCGCTCGAAAAAGCCGATGGCGATTTCGAACCCCGTCCTGTTTCTGGCCTCGGACCGGGAGCTTGCCGAGGAGGCCTGGGCCGGCGACATCATCGGCATTCCGAACCACGGGCAATTGCGCATCGGCGACACGCTCACCGAAGGCGAGGAGATCCGCGTGACCGGGATCCCGAGCTTTGCCCCCGAGCTTTTGCAGGGCGTGCGCGCGGGCGATCCGATGAAGGCCAAGCACCTCGAGAAGGCGCTGATGCAATTCGCCGAGGAAGGCGCCGCGAAGGTGTTCAAGCCGGCCATCGGCTCCGGCTTCATCGTCGGCGTGGTGGGGGCGCTCCAGTTCGAGGTGCTCGCCTCGCGCATCGAGCTCGAATACGGGCTTCCCGTGCGCTTCGACGCCTCGCAGTTCACCTCCGCGCGCTGGGTGACGGGACCGAAGGCGGAGATGGACAAGTTCATCAACGCCAACAAGCAGCATATCTCCTACGACCATGACGGCGACCCGGTGTTCCTGACGCGCCTGCAATGGGACATCGACCGGATCGAACGCGACTATCCGGCGCTGAAACTGTCGGCGACGAAGGAAATGATGGTCTGA
- a CDS encoding exopolysaccharide biosynthesis protein, which produces MPQDDDNLTGVFADLEEISEDRDKVSLGHVLETIESRGVGPLYVLTGAVVLLIGSIPGLPAVAGILLVLVSVQMVRSSRGIWLPRPIARLKLPADNLDLVSDRARRAAVRIAPFVRERLTFMIEGVFQRSLIALITAIFGVALVVIGFIPGLPPALSVPLIVLGIGMSGNDGAWILAAVVLLAPVAYILVTRFVL; this is translated from the coding sequence ATGCCACAGGATGACGACAATCTCACCGGCGTCTTCGCCGATCTCGAGGAGATCAGCGAGGATCGCGACAAAGTCTCTCTCGGCCATGTCCTCGAGACCATCGAATCGCGCGGCGTCGGGCCGCTCTATGTGCTCACGGGGGCGGTGGTCCTGCTGATCGGCTCCATCCCCGGACTGCCGGCGGTGGCGGGCATATTGCTCGTCCTCGTCTCGGTCCAGATGGTGCGCAGTTCGCGCGGGATCTGGCTGCCGCGGCCGATCGCCCGGCTGAAATTGCCAGCTGACAATCTCGACCTCGTGAGCGACCGGGCGCGCAGGGCGGCGGTGCGCATCGCCCCCTTCGTGCGCGAGCGGCTGACCTTCATGATCGAGGGGGTGTTCCAGCGATCGCTCATCGCGCTCATCACCGCCATCTTCGGCGTCGCGCTCGTCGTCATCGGCTTCATACCGGGGCTGCCCCCCGCCCTTTCCGTGCCGCTCATCGTGCTCGGCATCGGCATGAGCGGCAATGACGGGGCGTGGATCCTCGCCGCGGTCGTGCTGCTGGCGCCGGTGGCCTATATCCTGGTCACGCGCTTCGTGCTCTGA